The following proteins are encoded in a genomic region of Gimesia algae:
- a CDS encoding tetratricopeptide repeat protein, which translates to MTFQWKTIRVFISSTFRDMQAERDHLVKYVFPALRARLEPHRIRLIEIDLRWGLTKEQAESDQVLDLCLQQIDHCRPYFIGLLGERYGWVPRSLPSEATAKYEWLKERESHSITELEVLHGVLNHPEMDRHSLFYFRDATPIKTIPSDQQSLLLEMASQNEIEELGEAAAHELVQQRRDRLNTLKQSIKNSGRTIVTGYHWQYEGMKIRWSAAQLLLEDNDREQLRALAEDGMIDPGEYASLKESSPHLQRFVDQYGTIALSGLESFGRQVYEQFWDLLCTDPQFEGLAAADAESRGEIATHAEPEQYSIPELKSLLKEWSRSAGFEQLDQILALDDQQFAVNWMLLSNHPQLKEWMEMFKLWISRRQSVNSESLEDLSQLNTEQEYHQRFIESRLRVYVKRREAERKIFDYLNHPGQAPLVIVGDAGSGKSAIMAKVCQVMSWLANRSSRFFVIGHFIGVSPDSTSVDGLLRRILLEISAQCDLRLTLETETSALADQFRQVLKELPPERHLVLFLDALDQLDASHHALDLHWLPVQFPENVTLVMSCLPDNFRGAEESSQVRSALNLRDHRLLDLRDFVLTSQDCRKIIEEVPSLAAKSLDSEQIELLLTNPATRNPLYLMVALEELRGFGSFELLRPRIQLFEQADDPTKLLSQLITWLSYDFDKSLVSDVLCGIAVSRIGLSESELHELVVLDLPAETEENMIQKESRQKEIASLLRHLRTYLQNRGALLDFYHRSVLRAVRKTLLTEEVIHEMHRKLARLFDFRETHPDSEGRVAPLRSQTELLFHLEASEQWDQVQNILMELDLVQPKAISSNWRQLVDEFYLALRNAPLKSARILTRWLSRLTIENRAFHSICRDTFIQLAVHHPDRFQEVVDQLDMGNPDIRQPLLECSALQIGAGNGKTAVVILEGMLSALGESPVDQKTKGSIFQQLAVAFSGMGHEKLPEAEREARAGLNLAIEIDDQLQIPIAQTTLIEILSRQGKFEEAKSIAWTVIQENQDGAMQRIVPRACLYLSTALRTLREFEGYEEMMTDGMMIGSKLGQTEEYVRLVEELSSYHSEQGNIKQSISLLEEAIALPVTKFQPNTRLMLMQRLASRLLQNGNFERARLILEEGLTIATQPVLRASFLTTWITYHCGLNQFEEAWNYANEAEDAARLSPNRFHSVEVLQQKIHICYLAQWFERLSDVAKLSETVLRQLKQDGLAHTPEFERSKNLLVQEQVQVAIKVLAAGPRHSNPDALNHLWDLCTEFDIPSDLAGMIAALQAITYINLANEAEGRIWLDRASKLKQSLAQNEVSADFLLIQAGAQSRLGNHTEIEVAVAQMLKTIETDPHIPTVELKLAYIQSLSELANSLEIWSAVASLCQNWLSIQEKNEEWGNSQKGSMLYTFAETQRLRGATDSALDLIQQYIDSVLNSYGIDSPHLILPYYRLGQILSDKGQLEAAYESLSQGLALARVNAQNADDAQVATGECYLTLFACKLNRLDEARETGERILKDDIRLFGPDNINTAMSQFNMALVEKAEGHLEQAEILLRQALNVLQNNLAGDNPRIGECQSNLAHILLQKGETDQARSLLYEALDNQRHRLLPAHPALQQSEEWLASINSG; encoded by the coding sequence ATGACGTTTCAATGGAAAACTATTCGTGTTTTCATTTCTTCTACCTTTCGCGATATGCAGGCAGAACGCGACCATCTGGTCAAGTATGTCTTTCCCGCATTACGAGCGAGGCTGGAACCGCATCGCATCCGCCTAATTGAAATCGATCTGCGGTGGGGACTCACCAAAGAGCAGGCAGAAAGTGATCAGGTCCTTGACCTCTGCTTACAACAGATTGACCATTGTCGACCTTATTTCATCGGTCTACTGGGAGAGCGATACGGTTGGGTTCCCAGGTCACTCCCCTCCGAGGCGACCGCGAAATATGAATGGCTCAAGGAACGTGAATCTCATTCCATTACAGAACTGGAAGTCTTGCACGGTGTTCTCAACCACCCCGAAATGGACCGGCACAGTCTGTTTTATTTCCGGGATGCGACACCGATAAAAACAATACCATCCGACCAGCAGTCCCTGTTACTGGAGATGGCCAGCCAGAACGAGATCGAAGAGTTAGGCGAAGCTGCGGCACATGAACTGGTACAGCAAAGACGAGACCGCCTGAATACCCTGAAGCAGAGTATAAAGAATTCGGGTCGTACGATAGTAACAGGTTATCATTGGCAATACGAAGGGATGAAAATCAGATGGAGTGCAGCACAACTGCTTCTGGAAGATAACGATCGCGAACAACTTCGTGCCCTCGCTGAAGATGGAATGATCGACCCTGGTGAATATGCTTCACTCAAAGAATCGTCACCCCATTTGCAAAGATTCGTGGATCAATACGGTACAATCGCACTCAGCGGACTCGAGAGCTTTGGACGTCAGGTTTACGAGCAGTTCTGGGACCTGCTCTGTACCGACCCTCAGTTTGAAGGGCTCGCTGCAGCCGATGCTGAATCGCGTGGTGAAATCGCGACTCATGCCGAACCCGAGCAATATTCGATTCCGGAATTAAAGTCATTGTTGAAAGAATGGTCTCGATCTGCAGGCTTTGAGCAACTTGATCAGATTCTCGCTCTGGATGACCAGCAGTTTGCCGTCAACTGGATGTTGCTGTCAAATCATCCGCAACTGAAAGAGTGGATGGAGATGTTTAAACTGTGGATCTCCCGCCGCCAGAGCGTAAATTCAGAATCTCTCGAAGATTTGTCACAGTTAAATACGGAACAGGAATATCATCAGCGATTTATCGAATCTCGTTTACGGGTCTACGTAAAACGGAGAGAGGCAGAACGAAAGATTTTTGACTATCTGAATCATCCAGGTCAGGCACCGCTGGTTATTGTAGGTGACGCGGGAAGTGGAAAGTCGGCCATCATGGCCAAGGTGTGTCAGGTGATGTCCTGGCTGGCAAACCGGTCCTCACGCTTTTTTGTGATCGGACATTTTATTGGTGTCAGCCCCGACTCTACATCGGTTGATGGTCTTCTACGTCGTATTCTGCTCGAAATTTCAGCGCAGTGCGATCTCAGGCTGACGCTCGAAACGGAGACTTCCGCACTGGCCGATCAATTCAGGCAGGTACTGAAAGAGCTCCCCCCTGAAAGGCATCTGGTTCTGTTTCTCGATGCGCTGGATCAACTTGACGCATCACATCACGCATTGGATCTGCATTGGCTTCCCGTTCAGTTTCCGGAGAATGTGACTCTCGTAATGAGCTGCCTACCCGATAATTTCCGAGGAGCCGAAGAAAGCTCGCAGGTCAGAAGTGCATTAAATTTGCGTGACCATCGATTACTGGACCTCCGCGACTTTGTACTCACCAGCCAGGATTGCAGAAAAATCATTGAAGAAGTTCCCTCACTTGCTGCCAAGAGCCTGGATTCAGAGCAGATCGAATTACTCCTGACTAATCCGGCAACCCGTAACCCTCTTTATCTGATGGTAGCACTGGAAGAACTGCGCGGGTTCGGTTCATTTGAATTATTACGACCTCGTATTCAACTCTTTGAACAGGCAGACGATCCCACAAAACTGCTTTCTCAATTGATTACGTGGTTGAGTTATGATTTTGATAAATCACTGGTATCCGACGTTCTCTGTGGGATTGCTGTCTCTCGAATCGGGTTGAGTGAATCTGAATTGCATGAATTAGTCGTCCTGGATTTGCCTGCAGAAACTGAAGAAAACATGATTCAGAAAGAGTCGAGACAAAAAGAGATTGCCTCATTACTGCGACATCTGCGGACCTATCTTCAGAATCGAGGTGCCTTACTGGATTTCTATCATAGAAGTGTATTGCGTGCTGTTCGAAAAACTTTACTCACAGAAGAAGTCATACATGAGATGCATCGAAAACTGGCACGACTGTTCGATTTCCGCGAGACCCATCCGGACAGTGAAGGACGTGTTGCACCATTGCGATCGCAAACAGAACTGCTTTTTCACCTGGAGGCCTCTGAACAATGGGATCAGGTTCAAAATATATTGATGGAGTTGGACCTGGTGCAACCCAAAGCGATCAGCTCAAACTGGCGACAACTCGTCGATGAATTTTATCTGGCACTGCGGAACGCACCCCTTAAATCTGCACGAATATTGACCAGATGGCTTTCCCGCCTGACGATTGAGAACCGTGCCTTTCACTCGATCTGTCGTGATACCTTTATTCAACTTGCAGTGCATCATCCAGATCGTTTTCAAGAAGTGGTAGATCAACTGGATATGGGCAATCCAGACATCCGTCAGCCGCTCCTGGAATGTAGCGCGTTACAGATCGGTGCAGGAAACGGTAAGACGGCAGTCGTCATTTTAGAGGGAATGTTGTCAGCACTTGGTGAATCACCAGTGGATCAGAAAACTAAAGGCAGTATTTTTCAGCAACTGGCAGTCGCCTTCAGTGGCATGGGACATGAGAAGTTGCCTGAAGCGGAACGCGAAGCGCGTGCAGGCCTTAACCTGGCAATAGAAATCGACGATCAACTCCAGATCCCCATCGCGCAGACAACGCTCATCGAGATTTTGAGTCGGCAGGGAAAGTTTGAAGAAGCAAAGTCGATTGCCTGGACCGTGATTCAGGAAAATCAAGACGGAGCCATGCAACGCATTGTTCCACGAGCCTGCCTCTACCTGTCGACCGCGCTGCGTACTCTCAGAGAATTTGAAGGTTATGAAGAAATGATGACAGATGGGATGATGATTGGGAGTAAACTGGGACAAACTGAAGAATATGTCAGGTTGGTCGAGGAGTTATCCAGCTATCATTCCGAGCAGGGAAATATCAAGCAGAGCATTTCACTCCTGGAAGAAGCGATTGCCCTCCCCGTCACCAAATTCCAACCAAATACACGCTTGATGCTCATGCAACGCCTGGCATCCCGGTTGCTTCAAAACGGGAATTTTGAACGGGCGCGCCTGATTCTTGAAGAAGGACTTACCATTGCCACGCAACCAGTCTTACGGGCTTCCTTCCTGACGACCTGGATCACATATCACTGTGGCCTAAATCAGTTCGAAGAAGCCTGGAACTATGCAAATGAAGCGGAAGACGCCGCCCGCCTTTCACCCAATCGATTTCATAGTGTGGAAGTACTTCAACAAAAGATCCATATCTGTTATCTCGCACAATGGTTCGAGCGGCTGAGTGACGTTGCGAAACTATCTGAAACCGTGCTCCGTCAGTTGAAACAGGACGGTCTGGCTCATACTCCTGAATTCGAACGGTCTAAGAACCTGCTGGTCCAGGAACAGGTTCAAGTGGCTATCAAGGTCCTTGCCGCGGGTCCCCGCCATTCAAATCCTGACGCGCTGAATCATCTCTGGGATTTGTGCACAGAATTCGACATCCCTTCTGACCTGGCAGGCATGATCGCTGCGTTACAGGCGATCACCTATATCAATCTTGCCAATGAAGCAGAGGGGCGAATCTGGCTGGATCGAGCCAGCAAATTGAAACAATCCCTGGCACAGAATGAAGTCAGCGCCGATTTCCTGTTGATCCAGGCAGGTGCACAAAGCAGATTGGGTAATCACACGGAAATCGAAGTTGCCGTTGCACAGATGCTGAAAACGATTGAGACTGATCCTCATATACCCACCGTTGAATTGAAGCTCGCTTACATTCAATCACTCAGCGAACTGGCTAACAGTCTGGAAATATGGTCAGCCGTTGCTTCACTCTGCCAGAATTGGCTCTCAATTCAAGAGAAAAACGAAGAATGGGGGAATTCCCAAAAAGGATCGATGCTTTACACTTTTGCTGAAACCCAGCGACTGCGAGGCGCAACGGACTCCGCTTTGGATCTGATCCAGCAGTATATTGATAGCGTACTCAACTCATATGGCATCGACTCTCCCCATTTAATTCTGCCTTACTATCGCCTGGGTCAGATTCTGTCAGATAAAGGACAATTGGAAGCAGCTTACGAAAGTCTCTCACAAGGCCTTGCCCTTGCCCGCGTCAATGCTCAGAACGCTGATGATGCACAGGTTGCAACGGGAGAATGCTATCTCACATTGTTCGCCTGCAAATTGAATCGACTGGACGAGGCAAGAGAAACAGGAGAACGAATATTAAAAGATGACATACGATTATTTGGCCCTGATAATATCAATACTGCGATGAGCCAGTTCAATATGGCGCTGGTTGAAAAAGCAGAAGGACATCTTGAACAGGCAGAGATACTGCTGCGTCAGGCATTGAATGTGTTACAAAATAACCTGGCCGGCGACAATCCCAGGATTGGCGAGTGTCAGTCAAACCTGGCTCACATCTTATTACAGAAAGGGGAAACCGATCAGGCACGCTCACTCTTGTACGAAGCCCTCGACAATCAACGACATCGACTCCTGCCTGCGCACCCTGCACTGCAACAATCGGAAGAATGGTTAGCGAGCATCAACTCTGGCTGA
- a CDS encoding RyR domain-containing protein yields MSDTSISKRILVAGDVTLDWQIAHIPGGDESSFQWTADQQTRVSCHRGGAALLADLIESVNDRLSQQAGTRHEILQSSAPLADISKTDRSFHHSYAMWSLFDPDQNPGKTSGHVGKVWRVKEFLGLDLNEKQSGSAVSNNQELTGDGSDCSIVVIDDTNLGFRSSSDNWPAVIKNQNGAPWIVLKDVKPVAQGELWNYLTKHYADRLIVVMNAMDLRRSDVQISRQLSWERTAQDVVWELTHNPQINGLSRCAHTIVSFGADGAILLSRDETGVLQGKLFFEPEILEGSWVKPDQGNVIGNNTTLTAAIVRQLMLHPEAPDLGQGIQSGVAGMRKLFQEGYGTYSDNREAELAFPFESVVLELETTQSLLVVAEIQNPVLTLPQTGAQVRTTSRRRWTILEDQYSGNLDQVAEQIVLKGLKSALKGVPIGKIGGLTTVDRTEFEALRSIQNLMGEYCSQSQKKPLSLAVFGPPGSGKSFGVEQVAKSIRPGQIEVLTFNISQFDDPHDLHGALHQVRDVGLRGKLPLVFWDEFDSTLDGKPLGWLRYFLAPMQDGSFQDGQITHPVGRCIFVFAGGTSEQMSQFETQLDSDDSERKSVKLPDFTSRLKGFLNVMGPNQQGQTSGDDPYFKIRRAILLRSIFERNSPLLFNEFQGSKSLNIDPGVLRAFIQTRKFKHGIRSIESIVTMSNLSHQKKYARSSLPAEAQLDLHVEGREFLALVQQIDLNGELLETLSEAAHEVFREGKERDGWVYGSTRNDAEKIHPLLIPYAELPEQFKEANRVSVRSIPRKLALAGYVMLPARSNEPALQFPGADLEQLAELEHEIWMEAKLADGFELGEETPENPRRNPYLVPWRDVPDSIRESDRDLVKDIPRILSRAGYAVVKLNAVG; encoded by the coding sequence TTGAGCGATACATCGATATCCAAACGAATTCTTGTCGCCGGTGATGTAACGCTGGACTGGCAAATCGCCCACATCCCGGGAGGTGATGAATCTTCTTTTCAGTGGACTGCAGACCAACAGACCCGTGTTTCCTGTCACCGGGGAGGAGCTGCACTTCTGGCTGATCTGATTGAGTCAGTCAACGATCGTCTTTCGCAGCAGGCAGGTACCCGTCACGAAATTCTTCAGAGCAGCGCTCCTCTCGCGGACATCTCTAAAACAGACAGGTCCTTTCATCACTCCTATGCCATGTGGTCACTCTTTGATCCAGACCAGAATCCGGGAAAGACTTCAGGCCATGTCGGAAAAGTATGGCGGGTCAAGGAATTTCTGGGGCTGGATCTGAATGAGAAACAGTCAGGTTCAGCAGTCTCAAACAACCAGGAACTCACAGGGGATGGCTCGGATTGTTCCATCGTTGTAATTGACGACACAAACCTGGGCTTCCGCAGTTCCTCTGACAACTGGCCTGCTGTCATAAAAAATCAAAACGGAGCCCCCTGGATTGTTCTAAAAGATGTCAAGCCGGTTGCACAAGGAGAATTATGGAATTACTTGACGAAACACTATGCAGATCGATTGATCGTCGTGATGAATGCAATGGATCTGCGTCGTTCTGATGTGCAGATCAGCAGACAGCTCTCTTGGGAAAGAACAGCACAGGACGTGGTCTGGGAACTCACGCACAATCCACAAATCAATGGTTTATCTCGCTGCGCACATACGATTGTTTCGTTTGGAGCGGATGGAGCAATCCTGCTTTCACGTGACGAAACCGGCGTTCTTCAGGGTAAGCTGTTTTTTGAACCTGAAATTCTTGAGGGGAGCTGGGTCAAGCCCGACCAGGGGAATGTCATAGGAAATAACACCACGCTGACTGCCGCCATCGTGAGACAACTGATGCTCCATCCGGAAGCTCCGGATCTTGGCCAGGGAATACAATCTGGTGTGGCCGGCATGCGCAAGTTGTTTCAGGAGGGGTATGGAACCTACTCAGATAACAGAGAAGCTGAGCTGGCATTCCCATTTGAGTCTGTTGTGCTAGAACTGGAAACGACGCAATCTCTTCTGGTTGTTGCAGAAATACAGAATCCGGTGCTTACACTCCCCCAGACGGGAGCTCAAGTGAGAACAACTTCTCGGAGGAGGTGGACGATTCTGGAAGATCAATACAGCGGAAATCTCGACCAGGTTGCTGAGCAAATTGTATTGAAAGGTCTTAAGTCTGCCCTGAAGGGGGTCCCGATCGGAAAAATCGGGGGATTAACGACCGTTGATCGCACTGAATTTGAGGCGTTACGAAGTATCCAGAATCTGATGGGAGAGTACTGTTCTCAATCGCAGAAGAAACCGCTCTCTCTGGCTGTGTTTGGTCCACCAGGATCAGGAAAGTCTTTTGGAGTCGAGCAGGTTGCGAAATCGATTCGACCGGGGCAGATCGAAGTTCTAACATTTAACATTTCTCAGTTTGACGATCCACATGATTTACACGGAGCTTTACATCAGGTGCGTGATGTGGGACTGCGGGGTAAACTTCCGCTCGTGTTCTGGGACGAATTTGATTCAACATTAGATGGAAAGCCACTTGGCTGGTTAAGATATTTCTTAGCCCCTATGCAAGATGGTTCCTTTCAGGATGGCCAGATCACGCATCCGGTAGGACGCTGTATTTTTGTATTTGCTGGTGGCACCAGCGAGCAGATGTCTCAGTTTGAGACTCAGCTTGACTCGGATGATTCCGAACGCAAATCGGTTAAACTGCCCGATTTTACCAGCCGCCTGAAAGGATTTTTGAATGTCATGGGACCGAATCAGCAGGGGCAGACTTCAGGAGACGATCCCTATTTTAAAATCCGCAGAGCGATTTTGCTGAGGTCTATATTTGAGCGTAATTCACCACTCCTGTTCAATGAGTTCCAGGGAAGTAAAAGTCTGAATATTGATCCTGGTGTCTTACGGGCGTTTATTCAGACCAGGAAATTTAAACACGGAATTCGGTCGATTGAATCGATTGTTACCATGAGCAATCTCTCGCATCAGAAAAAGTACGCAAGATCATCTCTGCCAGCCGAGGCACAACTGGACTTGCATGTCGAGGGCCGGGAATTTCTGGCGCTGGTACAGCAGATTGATTTGAATGGAGAACTGTTGGAAACACTGTCTGAAGCGGCACATGAAGTTTTTCGGGAAGGAAAAGAACGTGATGGCTGGGTTTATGGTTCAACGCGAAATGATGCGGAGAAAATCCATCCTTTGCTGATTCCTTATGCAGAACTCCCGGAGCAGTTTAAAGAAGCTAACCGAGTGAGCGTGCGATCCATTCCAAGAAAGCTGGCATTGGCTGGTTATGTCATGCTGCCGGCGCGCAGTAACGAACCTGCTCTGCAATTCCCTGGAGCCGATCTGGAGCAACTGGCTGAATTGGAACATGAAATCTGGATGGAAGCTAAACTGGCAGATGGCTTCGAACTGGGAGAAGAAACTCCCGAGAACCCGCGTCGAAATCCTTATCTGGTTCCCTGGAGGGATGTCCCCGATTCCATTCGGGAGAGTGACCGTGATCTGGTGAAAGACATTCCCCGGATTCTTTCCCGGGCTGGATACGCAGTTGTAAAACTGAACGCAGTGGGATAA
- a CDS encoding BlaI/MecI/CopY family transcriptional regulator — MAKPVYLNLGARERQIMDAVHELGEASVAEVHEKLTDAPSYTTVRTMMRVLQEKGHLKFRREGVKYIYRPTEAPAKARKSAMQHLLKTFFSSSTGDAVAALLDMSGDKMSPEEYERLANLIEEARHNKKK; from the coding sequence ATGGCAAAACCAGTGTATTTGAATCTGGGAGCCCGGGAGCGTCAGATCATGGATGCCGTTCATGAACTGGGTGAAGCTTCCGTTGCCGAGGTCCATGAAAAATTAACCGATGCCCCCAGTTACACCACCGTGCGCACGATGATGCGGGTGCTGCAGGAAAAGGGACATCTCAAATTTCGCCGCGAGGGGGTCAAATACATTTACCGCCCGACTGAAGCTCCCGCGAAAGCTCGCAAATCGGCGATGCAGCATCTACTGAAAACGTTTTTTAGCAGCTCGACCGGTGACGCCGTCGCTGCCCTTCTTGATATGTCGGGTGACAAGATGTCTCCGGAGGAATACGAACGTCTGGCAAATCTGATTGAAGAAGCACGCCATAACAAAAAGAAATAA